A stretch of Oncorhynchus mykiss isolate Arlee chromosome 14, USDA_OmykA_1.1, whole genome shotgun sequence DNA encodes these proteins:
- the si:zfos-741a10.3 gene encoding si:zfos-741a10.3 — protein MFMMFGLLIMSAESSYGMVTFCNATQNMSCYGALGGTVYLQLMNDATGSELTFKKDPTGSRTVIFKIKQNKIIHELIKARSEFFINNGTLKINNTERSDSAKYSLEIFNSDGLYLDTRGVQLIIGGGSYGTAIGSLVAVVLVLAVVVGAYCIRKRRNPPQASDAVESPELECDDITILKKREKQREVPEEVVYGQIVVLEGARPNTERDRPEGQEETLYAGIQLGQ, from the exons ATGTTTATGATGTTTGGACTTCTGATTATGTCAGCAGAATCCTCTTATG GCATGGTGACCTTCTGTAATGCTACACAGAATATGTCGTGTTACGGAGCTCTGGGAGGAACTGTCTATCTCCAGCTGATGAATGATGCCACAGGATCCGAACTCACATTCAAAAAAGACCCCACTGGTTCGAGAACAGTGAtattcaaaataaaacaaaacaaaataatccATGAACTCATTAAAGCCAGATCAGAGTTCTTCATCAATAATGGAACACTAAAAATAAATAACACAGAGAGGAGTGATTCTGctaaatattctttagaaatctTCAACTCAGATGGACTTTACTTGGACACGAGAGGAGTACAACTGATAATTGGAG GAGGATCTTATGGCACTGCCATAGGGTCACTAGTAGCTGTGGTCCTGGTCCTTGCAGTGGTGGTGGGAGCTTACTGTATTCGCAAGAGGAGGAACCCTCCACAGGCATCAG atgctgtTGAGAGTCCAGAACTGGAGTGTGATGACATCACGATTCTAAagaagagggagaaacagagagaggttcCAGAGGAGGTGGTGTATGGACAGATTGTAGTGCTGGAGGGTGCCAGACCAaacacggagagagacagacctgAGGGGCAGGAGGAGACTTTGTATGCTGGAATACAGCTTGGCCAATGA